A window of Macrotis lagotis isolate mMagLag1 chromosome 1, bilby.v1.9.chrom.fasta, whole genome shotgun sequence genomic DNA:
atgaaTTTCCTCCTAAGGTACAGATCAcaacattttaatattaaaaatattttgataactttctgtataattgatttcctttgagaTCCTACATATTGATTTTTATGCATTCAGAAAAATTATTCTGATAATGGCGTTCATAGGTTCACTAGACTGACAAGTGGTCTgtgacacaaaaaaagattaatctactttcctttatttcattgataatttattttgtgGCTCTAGTTTGGCAAAAATTAGGTCTAGATCATGCTTATATCATATAACACAGTAACTTCAAAATGATTATGTGACTAATATATTATGAATCATACtctaaaaattacagaatttagaTCGGGTATCTTTCACAGCTTATGGCTCAGGAAtaaattcttaaccaaataaaAGAGGACAGGTACAACAAGTATTTTTCActacatagaattttaaaatttttgcatgaaCAAACTTTGCAATTCTGACAAGAGAAGTGGTCAACTGAGGGGAAATATTTGTATCTAAATATTTATGAGAGTCATATATTCAAGTATGTAAGCTACTTGACATGTATAAAGCCAAAAACTTCTTTTCAGTCAATAAGTAGTCAGAAGATATGAACattcctcaaaagaaaaattgcaaattatTGACAACCATAGGAGGggaaaaatgcttcaaaacaCTTATAAGAGGAGGAGTAGTCAATGTTGGAGGGCtgtattaatgcattgttagtggaactgAATTTACCAATCTGGAAAAGTTGGAAATTAtgggaagaaaatgtcaaaaatgcTAATGTGCATATACTCTTAAGGAGGTCAGTGACAAAAAGAGAgacctcatatatatataatatatatatatacttatagcagtactttttatagtagcaaagttATTAAGCAAAGCAAAGGAACCATTGGTTGGGgaaggctaaacaaattgtggtatatgaatgacaatacaattaagaaataatgaacttgggaaaacttacatgaactgattcaaagtgaagtaaatataaccaggaaaacaatgacTAATAACATTGTAAACAGAACAACCACAAAGCAATTCAGACAGTACTTAGAAGGTACAATGGTTGAGCTGTTTCCTCTaagaaaagatataaagataCACTCCCTtgctttttccctctttttccccttcttaaaACAGATAACCATCCCCAAAACAAGAGTGAAGGAAGTATGTACTGGGCAATATAggagatgtaaaaacaaaagtttaGTTAAATAATCATTTTGAGTTGGTCAGTACAGCCCTTGGTGTATTTATTCTTAGGAAATAATTCATCTATTTTCTGAATAGTGTACCATATGCTATTCCTTCAATGATGTATTCCGTGgtaataaattgttttctttttttgtcagtaTTGATCTCTCCACTCAACACAATTTTGAATCTTTAGAGTTTATATTTAAATTCGCTATCATCAGTTTGTTTTAGATTTAGTTTCTGAGGccaaaaaaatgatatattagcAAACAACTTGTTGATACTGgttatcatttaatttttgaaaataaaaattttattccaGTAACTCTGTGTACTCATTTAACCTAAagattttttggttctttttatttttaggaaataaaacttttttcagtCAGtgtgtgagatttttttttaactaaaccaGATTGTAGTTAGTACCCGTCTGCATCACATTTTCCTTGCCAGATgtcatttattttgctaaaccTATTTCCTGAGGATGGCCATTCAATGAGAATGTTCTTactatatttacaatatttacaAGAGTATTCTTGACCTTCTATATAGCTGATTTAGAATGTGTATATATAGCTTATGGAGCCATTTTTCATGTCCCACAATTTCCCATAAGTTTCTCCCCTATCTGAAttgtctcaaaaataaaaaagcactaAGTCCTATCTGGTCAGAATACCTTAAAACTAGCTGTGATAATGCTATCTGTCATCCTTTGTTGGCAGTATAGATATCACatgaaaatgatccaaatcacttTGAATTTCAACTTTTATAAATAACAGTTTAAACTAGcaattaatattctatttttattattaatataatatttgtatatctTTTAGGACATTTCTGATTCATTTGCATCACTGAAGAGCATCtgtagaagaggaaggaaaagatgggTGTGAAAACATTTACTCATAGTTCCCCTTCTCACAGCCAGGAGATGCTTGGAAAGCTAAATATGCTTCGAAATGATGGACATTTCTGTGATATCACTATTCGTGTCCAGGACAAAATCTTTCGGGCCCACAAGGTGGTACTGGCAGCTTGCAGTGATTTCTTTCGCACCAAACTTGTTGGCCAAGCAGAGGATGACAACAAGAATGTATTGGATTTGCATCATGTGACAGTCACTGGATTTATACCCCTTTTGGAGTATGCTTATACAGCAACTCTGTCAATTAACACAGAAAATATTATTGATGTCCTGGCTGCAGCCAGCTATATGCAAATGTTTAGTGTTGCCAGCACCTGCTCAGAGTTCATGAAATCAAGCATTTTATGGaatacacccaacaatcaacaAGAAAAGGGACTAGATGCTGGGCAAGAAAACAGTTCTAACTGCAATTTTACCTCTCGAGATGGTAGTCTTTCTCCAGTGTCTTCAGAGTGCAGTGTGGTAGAAAGGACCATTCCTGTCTGCCGTGAGTCCCGGAGAAAGCGTAAAAGCTACATAGTCATGTCTCCTGAAAGTCCACTTAAGTGTAGCACACAGACAAGTTCTCCCCAAGTGCTAAATTCTTCAGCTTCCTATTCAGAACCTAGAAATCAACCAGTTGACTCTTCCTTAGCTTTTCCTTGGACTTTTCCATTTGGAATTGATCGGAGGCTTCAGT
This region includes:
- the ZBTB44 gene encoding zinc finger and BTB domain-containing protein 44 isoform X4 codes for the protein MGVKTFTHSSPSHSQEMLGKLNMLRNDGHFCDITIRVQDKIFRAHKVVLAACSDFFRTKLVGQAEDDNKNVLDLHHVTVTGFIPLLEYAYTATLSINTENIIDVLAAASYMQMFSVASTCSEFMKSSILWNTPNNQQEKGLDAGQENSSNCNFTSRDGSLSPVSSECSVVERTIPVCRESRRKRKSYIVMSPESPLKCSTQTSSPQVLNSSASYSEPRNQPVDSSLAFPWTFPFGIDRRLQSEKVKQVENPRTLELPGPSEAARRMTDYVTCESTKANLPLVTEEDVRVKVERLSDEEVHEEVSQPVSASQSSLSDQQTVPGSEQVQEDLLISPQSSSIGSVDEGVTEGLPTLQSTSSTNTHADDEDRLENVQYPYQLYIAPSTSSTERPSPNGPDRPFQCPTCGVRFTRIQNLKQHMLIHSGIKPFQCDRCGKKFTRAYSLKMHRLKHEVIS